One window from the genome of Planctomycetota bacterium encodes:
- the proB gene encoding glutamate 5-kinase, which yields MSEQARQEAMSGVRSLVVKLGTNVLADARGRLDRALVERIADEVHDLKARGLRVAVVSSGAIGAGLGDLGLENRPAALPQLQACAAVGQTTLMRAFDQALQRHGRHAAQVLLTRGDIEDRSRYLNVRNCIGALQAYGAVPIINENDTVSVDEIRFGDNDVLAAMVANLLRADLLVLLTTVDGVYRDASRRDRFDVVEDLAEVQGAVVEKDRSALGVGGMRSKLEAVATVLAAGEMAAIADGRRPGVLADLLAGKSVGTLFVPTKAKMRAKQRWIGLARRARGKIVVDAGAAKAVRDRKSLLASGITAVEGKFEAGDVVALVSTGGGEIAQGLTNYSSADLAKIKGLKSSQFAKVLGDRPYDEVVHADNLVLTD from the coding sequence GAGCCTCGTCGTCAAACTCGGAACGAACGTCCTGGCGGACGCGCGGGGGCGGCTGGACCGCGCCCTCGTCGAACGCATCGCCGACGAGGTCCACGACCTCAAGGCCCGCGGCCTGCGGGTTGCCGTCGTCTCCAGCGGCGCCATCGGCGCGGGGCTGGGCGACCTCGGCCTGGAGAATCGCCCCGCCGCCCTGCCTCAACTTCAGGCGTGCGCGGCCGTGGGCCAGACGACGCTCATGCGGGCGTTCGACCAGGCCCTCCAGCGCCACGGACGCCACGCCGCCCAGGTGCTGCTCACGCGCGGCGACATCGAGGACCGAAGCCGCTATCTGAACGTCCGCAACTGCATCGGCGCCCTCCAGGCCTACGGGGCCGTCCCCATCATCAACGAGAACGACACGGTCAGCGTGGACGAGATCCGCTTCGGCGACAACGACGTCCTCGCCGCCATGGTCGCGAACCTCCTGCGGGCCGACCTGCTGGTGCTCCTGACGACGGTGGACGGCGTCTATCGCGACGCGTCGCGCCGGGACCGCTTCGACGTGGTCGAGGACCTCGCCGAGGTCCAGGGCGCGGTGGTCGAGAAGGATCGCTCGGCGCTCGGCGTGGGGGGGATGCGCTCGAAACTCGAAGCCGTCGCGACGGTCCTCGCGGCGGGGGAGATGGCCGCAATCGCCGACGGCCGCCGGCCCGGCGTCCTCGCCGACCTCCTCGCCGGAAAATCCGTCGGCACGCTCTTCGTCCCCACCAAGGCCAAGATGCGCGCCAAGCAGCGGTGGATCGGCCTGGCACGCCGGGCGCGCGGCAAAATCGTCGTCGATGCCGGCGCCGCCAAGGCCGTCCGCGACCGTAAAAGCCTCCTGGCGTCCGGCATCACGGCCGTCGAGGGCAAGTTCGAGGCGGGCGACGTCGTCGCCCTCGTGTCAACCGGCGGCGGGGAAATCGCCCAGGGACTCACGAACTACTCGTCGGCCGACCTGGCGAAGATCAAGGGCCTCAAGTCCAGCCAGTTCGCCAAGGTCCTCGGCGACCGACCCTACGACGAGGTCGTCCACGCCGACAACCTCGTCCTGACCGATTAG